In Lacerta agilis isolate rLacAgi1 chromosome 8, rLacAgi1.pri, whole genome shotgun sequence, one genomic interval encodes:
- the LOC117051018 gene encoding uncharacterized protein LOC117051018: protein METAASLVVWRLSSEQPLVTRMSPSDRVVVVLGGAGTVGSGIVKALLEKGFQVAVISRDRSRLEKLKQFLPPSACQRLHTLVGDVGSEEGAEAAKEALLKSTGKVTDVVSSLGFSWWQGGPPLTQTLKELHRVLDTLLLSTFTAWKAFFPLVKDNADGTYTFITGGAGERLLMPGTGFLTLGAAGALAFSLMVREEYPDVPCKLNEVKINMGVTTPERLGPGYVSHLEVGEAVASLVDKRIVSHTVLSASSPADLKTLALEGKL from the exons ATGGAAACCGCAGCCTCACTTGTCGTTTGGCGGCTCTCCTCTGAACAGCCTCTCGTTACCAGGATGTCTCCATCGGACCGGGTAGTGGTGGTGCTTGGTGGAGCTGGCACAGTGGGCTCTGGCATTGTCAAGGCGCTGCTGGAGAAAG GCTTCCAGGTTGCTGTCATTTCTCGAGACAGAAGCAGATTGGAGAAGCTGAAACAGTTTCTGCCTCCATCAGCCTGCCAGCGCCTGCACACCCTGGTTGGGGACGTAG GTTCTGAGGAAGGTGCAGAGGCAGCCAAGGAGGCTTTGTTGAAGAGCACTGGGAAGGTGACCGACGTGGTGTCCTCCTTGGGCTTCAGCTGGTGGCAAGGGGGTCCCCCTCTCACTCAGACCCTGAAGGAGCTGCATCGG GTCCTGGACACCCTCCTTCTCAGCACCTTCACTGCCTGGAAGGCCTTCTTCCCCCTCGTGAAGGACAACGCAGATGGAACATACACTTTCATCACTG gtggggctggggagcGCCTCCTCATGCCAGGCACAGGCTTCCTGACACTGGGGGCAGCGGGGGCCTTGGCCTTTTCCCTCATGGTCCGCGAGGAGTACCCAGATGTTCCCTGCAAGCTGAATGAG GTGAAAATCAACATGGGTGTGACGACGCCAGAGCGTTTGGGCCCCGGGTACGTGAGCCACCTGGAGGTGGGAGAGGCCGTGGCTTCCCTGGTGGACAAGAGGATTGTCTCACATACGGTGCTGAGCGCCAGCTCACCTGCTGACCTCAAGACCCTGGCGCTGGAAGGGAAGCTTTGA